The following nucleotide sequence is from Mucilaginibacter sp. cycad4.
TTTGTCGCCAAAAAAGTATCCAAAAAGTCAAGTCGGCAGGGAGACTTCTTTGCCGCACAAGGAAGCCCCCTCTAAATCTCCTCCGGAAGGGGAGACTTTTTCGATCTGCATTTTTTTTTAAGCCCTCCCTTCCGGGGAGGGTTTGGGTGGAGCTAATTGTTCTGCCCGCTTTCGCCCGAAGCTTTCCTGCTGATGGGGAGGGGAGGGTAAGGAGATTCAGGAAATCAAGAATCAGGAGACAAGAAAGACAGATGCATGAAATCGGAGGATAAGAAGTGTTAAGTTTATAGTTGTATAAATACAATTACTAATCCCAAAATAAAAGCGGGCAAAGGCCTGACAGAAAAGCGGGCCAGGGAGTATGGCCTGTGGGGGGAAGCTTTTTTCTGTCTTGATTTTTGTTTCTTTTTATCAAGAAAAAGAAAAAGCCTTTCCCGCGGCGAATGAGCGGGCCGATGTTTGTTATATAGTAGAAATATATTTAGCACCCTATTCAGCATAATAAAAGATAAATTCGCACCATGTTCCGTTTCAAACAATTCAGCGTTGACCAAACCGGTTGTGCCATGAAAATCAATACTGATGGGGTATTGCTCGGCGCCATGGCCGGCGAAGGTACGTCTTCAAATATCCTGGATATTGGCACCGGAACAGGTGTAATTGCCTTAATGCTTGCACAACGGTTTATAAACGCGAAAATAGACGCGGTTGAAATCGATGAACAAGCCGCTGCTACCGCGAAAAGCAATTTCACCAATTCACCATTTGAAAATAGGTTAACACTTTTCTCTACAGGGTTTGAACAGTTTTTTGAAAGCCATCCTGAAAAAAAATATGACCTCGTAATATCCAATCCGCCATTTTATATTAATTCTCTGCAATCGCCGGGGGCGAAGATCAATTTGGCAAAACACGCTGCTGAGGGTTTTTTTGAACGATTGATATCAACGCTTGCAGCGCGGCTTACAGAACAAGGGACCGGTTGGTTGATATTGCCGGTGGATACAGCAGAGTTAGTTAAAGACCTGGTTAAGCAGTATGGACTTCATCTAAAAAAGATAACCACTATACATTCTTTTAAGGATGATGCAGCACATAGGGAAATGCTTGCTTTTGGAAGGAGCAATGAACCACTAATTGCCGATAAGTTTGTTATTTACGATAAACCAAAAGTATACACGGAAATGTACCGTGGGATACTGCAGGATTTTTTGACGATATTTTAACCCCGTCTTGAATCTTTACTCTTGATTCTTATCTCTTCTTACTGCTATCTTTACTCCCATGACCCGCATAGGCCTTATTTCCGACACCCACAGCTATCTTGACGATGCCGTTTTTAAACATTTTGAAAATTGCGACGAGATCTGGCATGCCGGCGATTTCGGCACTATTGGGTTAGCCGACAAACTCGCCGCTTTTAAACCCTTAAAAGGCGTATACGGCAATATTGATGATAAAGACGTAAGGATAGTTTATCCCGAACACCTGCGCTTTAAATGCGAGGATGTTGACGTGTGGATGACCCATATCGGCGGATATCCCGGAAGGTACAGCCAAAATATAAAAGCCGAGATTTATAGCAATCCGCCGAAGCTGTTTATCACAGGGCATTCGCACATATTAAAAGTGATGCTTGATAAAAAGATCAATTGCCTGCACATGAACCCCGGCGCGGCTGGCAAGCAGGGATGGCATAAAGTACGTACGCTGTTAAGGTTCAGTATTGATGGGGATAAGATTCAGGATCTTCAGGTGATTGAGCTTGCGGGTTAAAGTATGTGGTTGATTAAGTGGTTAAAATGCCATCACATCATCCCGGCCTTCGCATTCTCTGCCTCAAAAACCGAGTCAATAAGCAGGGGAGGGCGCTTGCCCGCTGCCACTGCCAACTGATCGCAACGCTCATTTTCGGGGTGCCCGTTATGGCCGCGTACCCAGGTGAATTTAATTTTATGAAGCTTGCTGACCTCTAAATAACGCATCCACAAGTCTTTGTTTTTTTTGCCCGCAAAGCCTTTTGCTACCCAGCCGTTAACCCAGCGTTTTTCGATAGCATCAATAACGTATTTGGAATCGGAGAAGATCATTACATCCTGATTGGGCGCTTTAAGAGCTTCCAGGCCTTTAATAACGGCCATTAGTTCCATGCGGTTGTTAGTAGTTTTGCGAAACCCTTCAGATAACTCTTTGTAATGCTGTCCCGAACGCAATATCACCCCATAACCACCCGGCCCCGGATTACCGCTTGAAGCCCCGTCTGTAAAAATCTCAATCATGAAGCAAATATAGTAAAGCCCCCTAACCCCCTAAAGGGGGAACTAATAAATAGTTTTGACGAATTAATAAACCAAAACTCTCCCTTTAGGGGGTTGGGGGGCCAACTTTCTTAATCTTCAATCTCAACGAATTACCGATCACTACCACATCCGAAAATGCCATGGTAAGCGCGCCAACCATTGGGTTAAGGAAGCCCATAGCAGCTACCGGGATGGCAATAATGTTGTAAGCAAAGGCCCAGAAAAGGTTTTGTTTTATGGTAAGCAGCGTATGCCTGCTGATCTGTAAAAACTTGGTCACTGAGTGCAGATCGGTATTAAGCAGCACCACACTGGCCGACTGGATAGCAACCTGGCTGGCATCATTCATAGACACGCCAACATCGGCATGGGTTAGGGCAGGGGCATCGTTAATGCCATCGCCTATCATAATGGTTTTGCCTTTTTGTTTATAGATGTCAATTGCCTTCAGTTTATCTTCAGGAAGCCGTTCTGCGTGTACTTCAGTAATGCCTAATTGATTGGCTACACTAAGGCAGCGGTCTTTTTTATCACCGCTTAACAGTACCGGGATAATGCCCATTTTTTTAAGCTGGCTTATAAGTGTGGCTGCTTCGGGTTTTACCTGGTCATCAACGGCTATCTGTGCCATCAGTACCTGGTTTTTATAAAGTACAATGTTGAAATTGGCCTCGTGGTTTGTTTTGGCTGTACCCAAAAAGTAATTATTGCCTTGGATATCTTCGGCCCGCATGCCCAGGCCTTTTTCCTCTTTAACCGATTTTAAAATGAGCTTTTGCTGAGGTAATCCTTTTAAACCGTTTACAAGCGATTTGGCTATAGGATGATTAGATCGCTCCTCAATAGCAGTGATCATGCCCCTGACGTGCTCTATATCGGTACCGTCCTCAATCCTAATCTCATTAACGGTAAACTTGCCGGTTGTAAGGGTACCTGTTTTATCAAACACTACATATTTGGTATTGGTAACAGCTTCTATCGTATCTCCTCCTTTTACCAGGATACCGTTCCTGGCTGCCCTGCCCAACCCAACCATAACAGCAGTAGGGGTGGCTAATCCCATAGCGCAGGGACAGGAGATAACCAGTACCGCAATGGCATTCATGATAGCATGTTGCAAACCCGAACCGCCAACAAAATAGGTAAGTACAAAAGTAATAAGTGCTATCAGTATTACCGCCGGTACAAATACAGCTGCAACCTTATCGCCCAGTTTTTGTACGGGCGGCTTAGCTGCCTGAGCTTTCTTCATTAAATCGATGATTTGAGCAAGGATGGTATTTGAGCCAACACGGGTTGCCAGCATATGAACGTTGCCGTTAATTAGTATAGTGCCACCAATAACTTTATCATATTTCTGCTTTTCAACCGGGATACTTTCGCCGGTAAGCATAGCCTCGTCAACGGATGCCTGGCCAGAAAGGATCTCGCCGTCAACCGGCACTTTATCACCCTGGTTAACCAGCAGCGTATCGCCGGGGCGTACATCTTTGGCATTAATTATTTCGATACTGCCATTTACCAGGCGATTAGCATTCACCTCCTGAAATTTGATCAGGTCTTTTACCGCGGAGGTGGTTTGGCTTACCGAACGTTTTTCAAACACATTGCCAAGCAATACCAGGGTAATTATAGTGGCGCAGGTTTCGTAAAATTGGTACTGCGGACCAAGGTTTTGGATGGTGCCAATAAGGCTATATATAAATGCCGAGGTTGAACCCACAAAAATAAGCACATCCATATTGGGGACACCGCTTTTAAGCGAGCTGATGGCACTTTTGCCAAAATGTAAACAACCAACAATAAAAACCGGCAGGCATAGCAGCAACTGAATTACGGGCTGATGCAGGAAATGCCAGGGCAGTACCATGTGCAGTAAAAGCGGAGCGGTAAAGATGGCGCAGAAGATAAATTTGTTTTCTACCCGTTCATAAAACGGCACCGAGTGGGTATTGATGTCATCAATAACTTTAAACCCCAAGTTTTCTATGCCTTTGATCACTTCGGGGAGCCTGGCTTCGTCATTGGTTGAAAATTTTACCTCTTCGCTCGCGAAGTCAACCAGGATATTATGTAAACCCTTTTTTTCGAGGAATTTATGGACAGACATGGCGCAATTATTACAATGCATGCCAGTTACATTCAGTTCAATTAATTGCTCAGCCATAATTACAAAACTACCTATTAATTATAATCGTTCTAAACTGAATAGGTAAGTTTAATGTAATTTTAAAAAAGAGTTTGCAAATAACCGATAGTTTTCTATTTTTGCACTCTCGAAAACGGTAGATGTAGCTCAGTTGGTTAGAGCATCGGTTTGTGGTACCGAGGGTCGTGGGTTCGAGCCCCATCATTTACCCCTTAAGGAGGTAGTCAATTTGATTATCTCCTTTTTTATTTATCCTAAAACATACAGGGCCTGAAAAAAAATGATCAAGACCAATCTTTCAGGAATGCAGCAAAAACTTCTTTATATTGTTCGGTTACAGGTATTGTAGTATTTTCAATCTGGACAGAATTTTTGGTAACGGATTTGACTGCCTCTTTGGATATGATAAACGAGCGGTGGATTCGCAGGAAAATGCTGGCCGGGAGTTTCTCCTCCAGGTTTTTCAGGCTTGTAAGGGTCAACAACGGTTTATCCTGGTTTGCCAGGAAAATCTTTACATAATCTTTGAGCCCTTCGATATATAGGATGTCGGCTATATTAACTTTTACCAGCTGATAATCAACCTTAAGATAAATATAATTCTTTTCAACGGGCATCCCCGGAGTTATATTATTTTGAGCGCTTTCCAAAATCTCAAAATAATCATAAGCTTTGGTAGCCGCTTTTGAAAAATCAACAAAGCTAAATGGTTTCAATAAATAATCTAACGCATTTACCTTAAAGCCCTCTAATGCATATTGGTCATAAGCTGTTGTA
It contains:
- a CDS encoding metallophosphoesterase family protein, which gives rise to MTRIGLISDTHSYLDDAVFKHFENCDEIWHAGDFGTIGLADKLAAFKPLKGVYGNIDDKDVRIVYPEHLRFKCEDVDVWMTHIGGYPGRYSQNIKAEIYSNPPKLFITGHSHILKVMLDKKINCLHMNPGAAGKQGWHKVRTLLRFSIDGDKIQDLQVIELAG
- a CDS encoding methyltransferase, coding for MFRFKQFSVDQTGCAMKINTDGVLLGAMAGEGTSSNILDIGTGTGVIALMLAQRFINAKIDAVEIDEQAAATAKSNFTNSPFENRLTLFSTGFEQFFESHPEKKYDLVISNPPFYINSLQSPGAKINLAKHAAEGFFERLISTLAARLTEQGTGWLILPVDTAELVKDLVKQYGLHLKKITTIHSFKDDAAHREMLAFGRSNEPLIADKFVIYDKPKVYTEMYRGILQDFLTIF
- the rnhA gene encoding ribonuclease HI, whose product is MIEIFTDGASSGNPGPGGYGVILRSGQHYKELSEGFRKTTNNRMELMAVIKGLEALKAPNQDVMIFSDSKYVIDAIEKRWVNGWVAKGFAGKKNKDLWMRYLEVSKLHKIKFTWVRGHNGHPENERCDQLAVAAGKRPPLLIDSVFEAENAKAGMM
- a CDS encoding cation-translocating P-type ATPase, producing MAEQLIELNVTGMHCNNCAMSVHKFLEKKGLHNILVDFASEEVKFSTNDEARLPEVIKGIENLGFKVIDDINTHSVPFYERVENKFIFCAIFTAPLLLHMVLPWHFLHQPVIQLLLCLPVFIVGCLHFGKSAISSLKSGVPNMDVLIFVGSTSAFIYSLIGTIQNLGPQYQFYETCATIITLVLLGNVFEKRSVSQTTSAVKDLIKFQEVNANRLVNGSIEIINAKDVRPGDTLLVNQGDKVPVDGEILSGQASVDEAMLTGESIPVEKQKYDKVIGGTILINGNVHMLATRVGSNTILAQIIDLMKKAQAAKPPVQKLGDKVAAVFVPAVILIALITFVLTYFVGGSGLQHAIMNAIAVLVISCPCAMGLATPTAVMVGLGRAARNGILVKGGDTIEAVTNTKYVVFDKTGTLTTGKFTVNEIRIEDGTDIEHVRGMITAIEERSNHPIAKSLVNGLKGLPQQKLILKSVKEEKGLGMRAEDIQGNNYFLGTAKTNHEANFNIVLYKNQVLMAQIAVDDQVKPEAATLISQLKKMGIIPVLLSGDKKDRCLSVANQLGITEVHAERLPEDKLKAIDIYKQKGKTIMIGDGINDAPALTHADVGVSMNDASQVAIQSASVVLLNTDLHSVTKFLQISRHTLLTIKQNLFWAFAYNIIAIPVAAMGFLNPMVGALTMAFSDVVVIGNSLRLKIKKVGPPTP
- a CDS encoding LytTR family DNA-binding domain-containing protein is translated as MKIDCIAVDDEPIALKLIASYIEQTPFLNLQGTFSNAIEALKAIHKQPGLQLIFLDIRMADLSGVELARIIEQTGKKKGPRVIFTTAYDQYALEGFKVNALDYLLKPFSFVDFSKAATKAYDYFEILESAQNNITPGMPVEKNYIYLKVDYQLVKVNIADILYIEGLKDYVKIFLANQDKPLLTLTSLKNLEEKLPASIFLRIHRSFIISKEAVKSVTKNSVQIENTTIPVTEQYKEVFAAFLKDWS